A genomic region of Xanthomonas campestris pv. phormiicola contains the following coding sequences:
- a CDS encoding valine--tRNA ligase, producing the protein MTTLAPSYDPTSFESRLYAQWEAAGYFKPSGQGEAYTVLLPPPNVTGTLHMGHAFQQTLMDALVRYHRMRGFDTLWQVGSDHAGIATEMVVSRNLALEGKGETRDSLGREGFIAKVWEWKAQSGDTIERQMRRLGTSSDWSRSTFTMDPQPSAAVVEAFVRWHEQGLIYRGQRLVNWDPVLKTAISDLEVENVEEDGFLWSIAYALEDGASYEHVEHDADGNETLRETRDYLVVATTRPETLLGDTAVMVHPDDARYAHLIGRTVTLPLTGRQVPVIGDAYVDRAFGTGVVKVTPAHDFNDYQVGVRHGLPMINLFTPTAAINDNAPEKYRGLDRYDARKAVLAELEELGILVETKPHKLQVPRGDRTGQVIEPYLTDQWFVKMDALARRGLELVESGQIQFVPPNWINTYRHWMENIQDWCISRQLWWGHRIPAWFDDAGNCYVGRDEAQARAENGLAADVALHQDSDVLETWFSSQLWPFSTMGWPDPQAMAERGFERYLPSSVLVTGFDIIFFWVARMIMATDSFTGQVPFRDVYITGLIRDKDGQKMSKSKGNVLDPLDIIDGISIEDLVAKRTTGLMKPKDAPKIEKATRKEFPEGIIAHGADALRFTIAALAGHGRDIKFDLGRAEGYKNFCNKLWNASRFVLMNTEGRDSGPGTRDSAQHAPVTDAEKWILVRLDKVAAEAQAHYAAYRFDLLAQCLYEFAWNEFCDWFLELTKPALNGDDAVAADSTRHTLLLVLETLLRLLHPLTPFVTEELWQQVAPRLGIAAPTISLQPYPLAGALDVAAYAGAEADIEWLKAMVSALRRVRSELNVPPSRLVPLLLQGGHAEDRARVERCASQLKFLLRLEAIQWLDAAQDAPPAAAAIVGELRLLVPLQGLVDLDAERTRLDKEIKRVDAEIGKCNGKLGNATFVQNAPAAVVEQERARLADWTTQLAGLREQRAKL; encoded by the coding sequence ATGACCACCCTCGCCCCCAGCTACGACCCCACCTCCTTCGAATCGCGCCTGTACGCCCAGTGGGAGGCGGCCGGCTATTTCAAGCCGTCCGGGCAGGGCGAGGCGTACACGGTGCTGCTGCCGCCGCCGAACGTGACCGGCACCCTGCACATGGGCCACGCCTTCCAGCAGACGCTGATGGACGCGCTGGTGCGCTACCACCGCATGCGCGGCTTCGACACGCTGTGGCAGGTCGGCAGCGACCACGCCGGCATCGCCACCGAGATGGTGGTGTCGCGCAACCTGGCGCTGGAAGGCAAGGGCGAGACCCGCGACTCGCTGGGGCGCGAGGGCTTCATCGCCAAGGTGTGGGAATGGAAGGCGCAGTCGGGCGACACCATCGAGCGGCAGATGCGCCGCCTGGGCACCTCCAGCGACTGGTCGCGCAGCACCTTCACCATGGACCCGCAGCCGTCGGCGGCGGTGGTCGAGGCGTTCGTGCGCTGGCACGAGCAGGGCCTGATCTACCGCGGCCAGCGCCTGGTCAACTGGGACCCGGTGCTGAAGACCGCGATCTCCGACCTGGAAGTGGAGAACGTCGAGGAAGACGGCTTCCTGTGGTCGATCGCCTACGCGCTCGAGGACGGCGCCAGCTACGAACACGTCGAGCACGACGCCGACGGCAACGAGACCCTGCGCGAGACCCGCGACTACCTGGTGGTGGCCACCACGCGCCCGGAAACCCTGCTCGGCGACACCGCGGTGATGGTGCACCCGGACGATGCGCGCTACGCGCACCTGATCGGCAGGACGGTGACGCTGCCGCTGACCGGCCGCCAGGTGCCGGTGATCGGCGACGCCTACGTGGACCGCGCGTTCGGCACCGGCGTGGTCAAGGTGACCCCGGCGCACGACTTCAACGATTACCAGGTCGGCGTGCGCCACGGCCTGCCGATGATCAACCTGTTCACGCCGACTGCGGCGATCAACGACAACGCGCCGGAGAAATACCGCGGCCTGGATCGCTACGACGCACGCAAGGCGGTATTGGCCGAGCTGGAGGAACTCGGCATCCTGGTGGAGACCAAGCCGCACAAGCTGCAGGTGCCGCGCGGCGACCGCACCGGCCAGGTGATCGAGCCCTATCTCACCGACCAGTGGTTCGTGAAGATGGACGCGCTGGCCAGGCGCGGCCTGGAACTGGTCGAGTCCGGGCAGATCCAGTTCGTGCCGCCGAACTGGATCAACACCTATCGCCACTGGATGGAGAACATCCAGGACTGGTGCATCAGCCGCCAGCTGTGGTGGGGCCACCGCATTCCGGCGTGGTTCGACGACGCCGGCAACTGCTACGTCGGCCGCGACGAGGCGCAGGCGCGCGCGGAAAATGGCCTGGCTGCCGACGTCGCCCTGCACCAGGACAGCGACGTGCTGGAGACCTGGTTCTCCTCGCAGCTGTGGCCGTTCTCGACGATGGGCTGGCCCGACCCGCAGGCCATGGCCGAGCGCGGCTTCGAACGCTACCTGCCGTCGAGCGTGCTGGTCACCGGCTTCGACATCATCTTCTTCTGGGTGGCGCGGATGATCATGGCCACCGACAGCTTCACCGGCCAGGTGCCGTTCCGCGACGTGTACATCACCGGCCTGATCCGCGACAAGGACGGGCAGAAGATGTCCAAGTCCAAGGGCAACGTGCTCGATCCGCTGGACATCATCGACGGCATCAGCATCGAGGACCTGGTCGCCAAGCGCACCACCGGGCTGATGAAGCCCAAGGACGCCCCGAAGATCGAGAAGGCCACGCGCAAGGAATTCCCCGAGGGCATCATCGCCCACGGCGCCGACGCGCTGCGCTTCACCATCGCCGCGCTGGCCGGTCACGGCCGCGACATCAAGTTCGACCTCGGCCGTGCCGAGGGCTACAAGAATTTCTGCAACAAGCTGTGGAACGCCAGCCGCTTCGTGCTCATGAACACGGAGGGACGGGACTCGGGACCCGGGACCCGGGACTCGGCACAGCACGCGCCGGTCACCGATGCCGAGAAGTGGATCCTGGTGCGGCTGGACAAGGTCGCTGCCGAAGCGCAGGCGCACTACGCCGCCTACCGCTTCGACCTGCTGGCGCAGTGCCTGTACGAGTTCGCCTGGAACGAGTTCTGCGACTGGTTCCTGGAGCTGACCAAGCCGGCCCTGAACGGCGACGACGCCGTCGCCGCCGACAGCACCCGCCACACCCTGCTGCTGGTGCTGGAGACGCTGCTGCGCCTGCTGCACCCGCTGACCCCGTTCGTCACCGAGGAACTGTGGCAGCAGGTGGCGCCGCGCCTGGGCATCGCCGCGCCGACCATCTCGCTGCAGCCGTATCCGCTTGCAGGCGCGTTGGACGTGGCCGCCTATGCCGGTGCCGAGGCCGACATCGAATGGCTCAAGGCCATGGTCTCGGCGCTGCGCCGGGTGCGCAGCGAACTCAACGTGCCGCCGTCCAGGCTGGTGCCGCTGCTGTTGCAGGGCGGCCATGCCGAGGACCGCGCGCGGGTGGAACGCTGCGCCTCGCAGCTGAAGTTCCTGCTGCGGCTGGAGGCGATCCAGTGGCTGGACGCCGCGCAGGACGCACCGCCGGCGGCGGCGGCGATCGTCGGCGAACTGCGGCTGCTGGTGCCGCTGCAAGGACTGGTCGACCTGGATGCCGAACGCACCCGCCTGGACAAGGAGATCAAGCGCGTGGACGCGGA
- a CDS encoding DNA polymerase III subunit chi: MMRADFYLIAKPRFLTEPLRLVCELARKANDANLWTLVLARDQTQAEELDELLWAFDDDAYIPHQIAGADVDEEEAQVLIVPPGVEAPSRALVINLRDDAYRGICERVLEVVPADPTAREPLRERWKQYKALGFEVSKYDM, translated from the coding sequence CTGATGCGCGCCGATTTCTACCTGATCGCCAAGCCGCGCTTCCTCACCGAGCCGCTGCGGCTGGTGTGCGAGCTGGCGCGCAAGGCCAACGACGCCAACCTGTGGACGCTGGTGCTGGCGCGCGACCAGACGCAGGCCGAGGAGCTGGACGAGTTGCTGTGGGCGTTCGACGACGACGCCTACATCCCGCACCAGATCGCCGGCGCCGATGTCGACGAGGAAGAGGCGCAGGTGCTGATCGTCCCGCCCGGCGTGGAAGCGCCGTCGCGCGCATTGGTGATCAACCTGCGCGACGACGCCTACCGCGGCATCTGCGAGCGCGTGCTGGAAGTGGTGCCGGCCGACCCCACCGCGCGCGAACCGCTGCGCGAACGCTGGAAACAGTACAAGGCGCTGGGCTTCGAGGTCAGCAAGTACGACATGTGA